A DNA window from Limanda limanda chromosome 6, fLimLim1.1, whole genome shotgun sequence contains the following coding sequences:
- the LOC133003829 gene encoding extracellular calcium-sensing receptor-like, with protein MLGGIFSFHSSWKDREETYTHKPLPLECTSLNFRGFQFAQAMLFAIEEINNITNLLPGISLGYKLYDTCGSIARSVRAALALANGNDVVSAPSATPCTKPAQVQAIMGETSSSLSIAIATVIGPFHIPLISHFATCACLSDKTKYPSFLRTIPSDYYQSRALAQLVKNFGWSWVGAIRTNDDYGNSGMATFTESAQQLGICLEYSVSFFRTDPPDKILKIINIIKASTSKVIIAFLPHLDMDVLIHELSHHNLTGYQWVGSEGWISDSQIAEMAGHHILDGAIGLSIPKAHVRGMREFILNVKPLNSSGNEMFTEFWEALFSCKFKQSTVNQRECTGGEDLTQVHNSFTDMSLMPIFNNVYKGVYAVAHALHSILGCNETCNDKVELNLLTILHRIGRIQFKTKEGDKVYFNEDGDPAAEYEIINWQRAESGFVEFVTVGLYDASLPADKQLNLHNTSLIWAQNSKQVPVSVCSENCLPGTRKVLQKGKPVCCFDCIRCAEGEISNVADSVSCVRCHPEFWSNEGRDACVKKEAEFLSYKEIMGALLTAASLFGICMTAVVALIFFRNRKTPIVRANNSELSFLLLFSLTLCFLCSLSFIGRPSEWSCMLRHTAFGITFVLCISCVLGKTMVVLMAFRARLPGRNVMKWFGPAQQRLSVLGFTLIQVIICILWLTISPPFPFKNFKEFKDKILLECALGSAVGFWAVLGYIGILAILCFILAFLARKLPDNFNEAKFITFSMLIFCAVWITFIPAYVSSPGKFSVAVEIFAILASSFGLLICIFIPKCYIILYKPEKNTKKNIMGKVELK; from the exons ATGTTGGGGGGAATCTTCTCTTTCCACAGCAGctggaaagacagagaggaaacctACACTCACAAACCACTGCCACTGGAGTGCACCAG TTTGAATTTCAGAGGGTTCCAGTTTGCCCAGGCTATGCTTTTTGCCATCGAGGAGATTAATAACATCACAAATTTACTGCCTGGCATCTCTCTGGGATATAAACTTTACGATACCTGTGGCTCCATCGCCAGAAGTGTGAGGGCTGCTCTGGCCTTGGCTAACGGTAACGATGTTGTATCTGCCCCCTCCGCAACGCCGTGTACCAAACCTGCACAGGTACAGGCCATCATGGGagaaacctcctcctctctgtccattGCTATAGCTACCGTGATCGGGCCATTTCATATCCCACTG atCAGCCATTTCGCAACCTGCGCTTGTCTCAGTGACAAAACCAAGTACCCGTCCTTCCTCAGAACAATACCCAGTGACTACTATCAGAGCAGAGCCCTGGCCCAGCTGGTCAAGAACTTTGGTTGGAGCTGGGTTGGAGCCATTAGAACCAATGATGATTACGGAAATAGCGGCATGGCTACGTTCACAGAAAGTGCCCAACAGCTGGGCATCTGTCTGGAGTACTCTGTGTCTTTTTTCAGAACAGACCCCCCCGACAAAATACTAAAGATAATCAACATCATCAAGGCTTCCACCTCTAAGGTGATTATTGCTTTTCTCCCTCACTTGGATATGGATGTGCTGATACATGAGCTGTCCCACCACAACCTGACTGGTTACCAGTGGGTGGGCAGCGAGGGCTGGATCTCTGATTCTCAAATTGCAGAAATGGCTGGGCATCACATCCTGGACGGGGCCATAGGCCTGTCCATCCCCAAAGCACATGTCAGGGGCATGAGAGAGTTCATACTGAATGTGAAGCCGCTCAATTCATCCGGTAATGAAATGTTTACAGAGTTTTGGGAGGCTTTATTCAGCTGTAAGTTCAAACAGTCCACAGTGAACCAGAGAGAATGTACTGGGGGTGAAGATCTGACCCAAGTCCACAACAGCTTCACTGACATGTCTCTCATGCCGATATTTAACAATGTCTACAAAGGAGTTTATGCTGTGGCTCATGCACTTCATAGCATTCTTGGCTGTAATGAAACATGTAATGACAAAGTTGAGCTCAATCTATTGACG ATTTTACATCGCATAGGAAGGATTCAGTTCAAAACAAAGGAAGGAGACAAGGTTTACTTTAATGAAGATGGTGACCCAGCAGCAGAGTATGAAATCATAAACTGGCAGCGAGCAGAAAGCGGCTTTGTGGAGTTTGTCACAGTCGGTCTTTATGATGCGTCTttacctgcagacaaacagctgaATCTGCACAATACGTCTTTAATCTGGGCACAGAACTCAAAACAA GTGCCTGTGTCAGTTTGCAGTGAGAATTGTCTCCCAGGAACCAGGAAGGTTCTCCAGAAAGGAAAACCTGTCTGCTGCTTTGACTGTATAAGATgtgcagagggagaaataaGCAACGTTGCAG ATTCTGTCTCCTGTGTGCGGTGCCATCCCGAATTCTGGTCAAATGAGGGAAGAGACGCCTGTGtgaagaaagaggcagagtttCTTTCGTATAAAGAAATTATGGGAGCGCTGCTCACCGCGGCGTCCCTGTTTGGAATATGTATGACCGCAGTCGTGGCACTCATCTTTTTCAGAAACAGGAAAACTCCCATCGTCAGGGCCAACAACTCCGAactgagcttcctgctgctcttctccctgactctgtgctTCCTGTGCTCCCTGAGCTTCATCGGCCGGCCCTCCGAGTGGTCCTGCATGCTGCGGCACACTGCGTTCGGCATCACCTTCGTCCTCTGCATCTCTTGTGTCCTCGGGAAAACTATGGTGGTGTTAATGGCCTTCAGGGCGAGACTTCCAGgcagaaatgtgatgaaatggtTTGGTCCTGCACAGCAGAGGCTCAGTGTTCTAGGGTTCACTCTCATACAGGTTATTATATGCATCTTATGGTTGACaatttctcctcctttcccaTTCAAGAACTTTAAAGAATTCAAGGACAAAATTCTCTTGGAGTGCGCGCTGGGCTCAGCTGTAGGATTCTGGGCCGTACTCGGGTATATCGGGATTCTGGCCATTTTATGTTTCATTCTTGCTTTTCTAGCGCGGAAATTACCCGATAACTTTAACGAAGCCAAATTCATCACCTTCAGCATGTTGATATTCTGCGCAGTATGGATCACTTTTATTCCAGCCTATGTCAGCTCTCCTGGGAAGTTCAGTGTAGCAGTGGAAATCTTTGCTATTTTGGCCTCAAGTTTTGGACtccttatttgtatttttattccaaaatgttatattatctTATATAAACCGGAGAAGAATACAAAGAAGAATATTATGGGGAAGGTGgaactaaaataa
- the LOC133003876 gene encoding extracellular calcium-sensing receptor-like, whose amino-acid sequence MLGGIFSFHSSWKDREETYTHKPLPLECTSLTFRAFQYAQAMLFAIEEINNTTNLLPGISLGYKMYDACGSIARSVRAALALANGNDVVSAPSATPCTKPAQVQAIMGETSSSPSMAISTVIGPFHIPLISHYATCACLSDKTKYPSFLRTIPSDYYQSRALAQLVKHFGWSWVGAIRTNDDYGNSGMATFIESARQLGICLEYSVSFFRTDPPDKILKIINVIKASTSRVIIAFLSALDMDVLIHELSHHNLTGYQWVGSEGWILDSQTAEMNGQHILDGAIGLSIPKAHVRGMREFILNVKPLNSSGNEMFTEFWEALFSCKFKHSTAKQRECTGGEDLTQVHNSFTDMSLMPIFNNVYKGVYAVAHALHSILGCNETCNDKVQLNPLTILQRIRRIQFKTKEGDKVYFNEDGDPAAEYEIINWQRAESGFVEFVTVGLYDASLPADKQLNLHYTSLIWAQNSKQVPVSVCSDNCPPGTRKVLQKGKPVCCFDCIRCAEGEISNVADSVSCVQCHPEFWSNEGRDACVKKEAEFLSYEEIMGALLTTASLFGTCMTAVVALIFFRNRKTPIVRANNSELSFLLLFSLTLCFLCSLSFIGRPSEWSCMLRHTTFGVTFVLCISCVLGKTMVVLMAFRARLPGRNVMKWFGPAQQRLSVLGFTLIQVIICILWLTISPPFPFKNFEEFKDKIILECALGSAVGFWAVLGYIGVLAILCFILAFLARKLPDNFNEAKFITFSMLIFCTVWITFIPAYVSSPGKFSVAVEIFAILASSFGLLICIFIPKCYIILYKPEKNTKKNIMGKVELK is encoded by the exons ATGTTGGGGGGAATCTTCTCTTTCCACAGCAGctggaaagacagagaggaaacctACACTCACAAACCATTGCCACTGGAGTGCACCAG TTTGACTTTCAGAGCGTTCCAGTATGCCCAGGCTATGCTTTTTGCCATCGAGGAGATAAATAACACCACAAATTTACTGCCTGGCATCTCTCTGGGATATAAAATGTACGATGCCTGTGGCTCCATCGCCAGAAGTGTGAGGGCTGCTCTGGCCTTGGCTAACGGTAACGATGTTGTATCTGCCCCCTCCGCAACTCCGTGTACCAAACCTGCACAGGTGCAGGCCATCATGGGagaaacctcctcctctccttccatgGCTATATCTACCGTGATCGGGCCATTTCATATCCCACTG aTCAGCCACTATGCTACCTGCGCTTGTCTAAGTGACAAAACCAAGTACCCGTCCTTCCTCAGAACAATACCCAGTGACTACTACCAGAGCAGAGCCCTGGCCCAGCTGGTCAAGCACTTTGGTTGGAGCTGGGTTGGAGCAATTAGAACCAATGACGATTACGGAAATAGCGGCATGGCTACGTTCATAGAAAGTGCCCGACAGCTGGGCATCTGTCTGGAGTactctgtgtctttcttcaGAACAGACCCGCCCGACAAAATACTAAAGATAATCAACGTCATCAAGGCTTCCACCTCTAGGGTGATTattgcttttctctctgccttGGATATGGATGTGCTGATACATGAGCTGTCCCACCACAACCTGACTGGTTACCAGTGGGTGGGCAGCGAGGGCTGGATCCTTGATTCTCAAACTGCAGAAATGAATGGGCAACACATCCTGGACGGGGCCATAGGCCTGTCCATCCCCAAAGCACATGTCAGGGGCATGAGAGAGTTTATACTGAATGTGAAGCCACTCAATTCATCCGGTAATGAAATGTTTACAGAGTTCTGGGAGGCTTTATTCAGCTGTAAGTTCAAACATTCCACAGCGAAACAGAGAGAATGTACTGGGGGTGAAGATCTGACCCAAGTGCACAACAGCTTCACTGACATGTCTCTCATGCCGATATTTAACAATGTCTACAAAGGAGTTTATGCCGTGGCTCATGCACTTCATAGCATTCTTGGCTGTAATGAAACATGTAACGACAAAGTGCAGCTCAATCCATTGACG ATTTTACAGCGCATAAGAAGGATTCAGTTCAAAACAAAGGAAGGCGACAAGGTTTACTTTAATGAAGATGGTGACCCAGCAGCAGAGTATGAAATCATAAACTGGCAGCGAGCAGAAAGCGGCTTTGTGGAGTTTGTCACAGTCGGTCTTTATGATGCGTCTttacctgcagacaaacagctgaATCTGCACTATACGTCTTTAATCTGGGCACAgaactcaaaacag GTGCCTGTGTCAGTTTGCAGTGACAATTGTCCCCCAGGAACCAGGAAGGTTCTCCAGAAGGGAAAACCTGTCTGCTGCTTTGACTGTATAAGATgtgcagagggagaaataaGCAACGTTGCAG ATTCTGTCTCCTGTGTGCAATGCCATCCTGAATTCTGGTCGAATGAGGGAAGAGACGCCTGTGtgaagaaagaggcagagtttCTTTCGTATGAAGAAATTATGGGAGCGCTGCTCACCACGGCGTCCCTGTTTGGAACATGTATGACCGCAGTCGTGGCACTCATCTTTTTCAGAAACAGGAAAACTCCCATCGTCAGGGCCAACAACTCCGAactgagcttcctgctgctcttctccctgactctgtgctTCCTGTGCTCCCTGAGCTTCATCGGCCGGCCCTCCGAGTGGTCCTGCATGCTGCGGCACACTACGTTCGGCGTCACCTTCGTCCTCTGCATCTCTTGTGTCCTCGGGAAAACTATGGTGGTGTTAATGGCCTTCAGGGCGAGACTTCCAGgcagaaatgtgatgaaatggtTTGGTCCTGCACAGCAGAGGCTCAGTGTCCTAGGGTTCACTCTCATACAGGTTATTATATGCATCTTATGGTTGACaatttctcctcctttcccaTTCAAGAACTTTGAAGAATTCAAGGACAAAATCATCCTGGAGTGCGCGCTGGGCTCAGCTGTAGGATTCTGGGCCGTACTCGGGTATATCGGGGTTCTGGCCATTTTATGTTTCATTCTTGCTTTCCTGGCGCGGAAATTACCCGATAACTTTAACGAAGCCAAATTCATAACCTTCAGCATGTTGATATTCTGCACAGTCTGGATCACTTTTATTCCAGCCTATGTCAGCTCTCCTGGGAAGTTCAGTGTAGCAGTGGAAATCTTTGCTATTTTGGCCTCAAGTTTTGGACtccttatttgtatttttattccaaaatgttatattatctTATATAAACCGGAGAAGAATACAAAGAAGAATATTATGGGGAAGGTGgaactaaaataa